From Thermomonas sp. XSG, one genomic window encodes:
- a CDS encoding sel1 repeat family protein, which yields MLLLVTPIRAMAGQAWSDTGSASIMQEVEQYKAASLPEARAVAAAKLEQLGESDPEAWNQLGILYLDGSPSNPQLAERMFDKAATAKNLNGLMNLIGVRIAAGRIAESCKAAEQSVTWPNSAGAPAMGYLGECYRLGRNGHKNLVKAEPILMEACRWGWEPACDSALKSLRTNPTPARAKAYRAYLEKLSGAGYTHAMATLGIDLAGSQDDAARVRGEALLEKASAAGDGEACTALALVVWGKGDPASLSRIYDLLDCGIAGKRTPELAWLFKGVIAGLGGSEMLGRSSIDRAAEEGLKQAGAFAAAFGYPVPAGADQAKCAPFCDWLVVIKEARRIQQLAIDEQSRQAEIARVAQEAADREAAELAAQEAAQQAEHNAQVAAYNAQIAAQNAEARRERRRRFWGGVLMVAVALTTGYVQAQANALASPPPPRPVYQPPAIYAPPAQPRQIYQPQPTAAPVGRTKVCYVTTSRGTQAITVNTSQACPVSLQSLGQPLRASGRGYLIGESVSGLIKVCTYQGAAGQSAINISASGICPPSHEF from the coding sequence GTGCTGCTGTTGGTGACTCCGATCCGAGCGATGGCCGGACAGGCATGGTCTGACACAGGTTCAGCATCGATCATGCAAGAGGTTGAGCAGTACAAGGCCGCGTCGCTTCCGGAGGCGCGCGCTGTGGCAGCGGCCAAGCTAGAACAGCTTGGCGAGAGCGATCCGGAGGCATGGAATCAGTTGGGCATCCTTTATCTAGATGGATCGCCCAGCAATCCGCAGCTAGCAGAGCGGATGTTCGACAAGGCCGCCACTGCGAAGAATCTCAACGGTCTGATGAACTTGATAGGGGTGCGGATCGCAGCCGGCCGCATCGCAGAGTCGTGCAAAGCCGCAGAGCAAAGCGTGACGTGGCCTAATAGTGCTGGGGCGCCTGCGATGGGCTACTTGGGCGAGTGCTACCGGCTTGGGCGGAATGGCCACAAGAATCTAGTCAAGGCCGAGCCGATTCTCATGGAAGCATGCCGCTGGGGCTGGGAGCCGGCGTGCGATTCGGCACTGAAAAGCCTGCGCACAAATCCCACGCCAGCACGCGCAAAGGCATATCGCGCATACTTGGAGAAGTTGAGCGGTGCTGGCTATACCCATGCGATGGCAACGCTAGGGATCGACCTTGCAGGGTCACAGGACGACGCAGCGCGTGTGCGCGGGGAGGCTCTACTCGAAAAGGCCAGCGCCGCAGGAGATGGCGAGGCGTGTACGGCGCTGGCTCTAGTTGTATGGGGCAAAGGTGACCCGGCTTCACTAAGCAGAATCTACGACCTGCTTGACTGCGGCATCGCCGGCAAGCGCACCCCTGAACTTGCATGGCTTTTCAAGGGCGTAATCGCTGGGCTGGGCGGCTCCGAAATGCTCGGGCGCTCCTCGATTGATCGCGCTGCCGAAGAGGGGTTGAAGCAGGCGGGCGCGTTCGCGGCGGCCTTCGGCTATCCCGTGCCTGCGGGCGCCGACCAGGCAAAATGCGCTCCGTTCTGCGATTGGCTTGTGGTCATCAAAGAGGCGCGGCGCATACAGCAGCTCGCAATCGACGAGCAGAGTCGCCAAGCGGAAATAGCGCGCGTTGCGCAGGAGGCGGCAGATCGGGAGGCCGCTGAGCTTGCCGCTCAAGAGGCAGCTCAGCAAGCGGAACACAACGCGCAGGTCGCAGCCTATAACGCTCAGATCGCAGCACAGAATGCAGAAGCCCGCAGGGAGCGGAGGCGGCGCTTCTGGGGAGGCGTGCTCATGGTGGCGGTCGCTCTCACAACCGGGTACGTGCAAGCGCAAGCGAATGCCCTTGCAAGCCCGCCACCTCCTCGTCCTGTGTACCAGCCGCCTGCGATCTATGCGCCCCCAGCACAGCCTCGCCAGATTTACCAACCACAACCCACCGCCGCGCCTGTGGGCCGCACGAAGGTTTGCTATGTCACCACCTCGCGCGGAACTCAGGCAATCACGGTCAACACGTCGCAGGCATGCCCGGTGAGTCTGCAATCGCTAGGGCAGCCGCTCCGGGCTAGTGGGCGGGGCTATCTGATCGGCGAGTCAGTCTCAGGGCTGATCAAGGTTTGCACGTACCAAGGCGCCGCCGGGCAGAGCGCGATCAACATCTCTGCATCCGGGATTTGTCCACCTTCGCATGAGTTCTAG
- a CDS encoding AAA family ATPase, with product MASAQEQRKVITFDRFDRLKPAKMTAVIDGFLYADTLTNVIGKSGACKSFLLQGMAACVATGTHWMGRRVERGAVFYIGGEGLNGLLKRFRGWQNYTGVTLEGAPLYIASGLPPLSDQLNVAATIEAIQECAEESFFRMGGADPALIVIDTLARALGGADENSAAEVGRLIEGLDWIRQRWGCAVACAHHTGHGENTQNRGRGSSAIYAALDGELLVTSNGDDVTVTSTKVKDWTKPEPLVLTRNIVAVEVEDTIETTLVLDKASIQDLAAHDDLIRQQVLERKGAGKTVRAIAADLGVSRWKVQSITDKARQANDYRRQADGE from the coding sequence ATGGCTTCCGCACAGGAACAACGCAAAGTCATCACCTTTGATCGGTTCGACCGATTGAAGCCGGCAAAGATGACGGCCGTTATCGACGGGTTCCTGTACGCCGATACCCTGACCAACGTTATCGGCAAGTCTGGAGCTTGCAAGTCCTTCCTCCTGCAAGGCATGGCCGCCTGCGTCGCCACCGGGACGCACTGGATGGGCCGCAGGGTTGAGCGCGGCGCGGTGTTTTACATCGGCGGCGAGGGCCTCAACGGGTTGTTGAAGCGGTTTCGAGGCTGGCAAAACTACACGGGTGTCACGTTGGAGGGCGCGCCACTCTATATCGCCAGCGGACTTCCGCCACTGTCCGACCAACTCAACGTCGCAGCAACCATCGAAGCGATCCAAGAATGCGCCGAAGAGAGTTTCTTCAGGATGGGAGGCGCTGACCCGGCCCTGATCGTGATCGATACGCTGGCTCGCGCGCTGGGAGGTGCCGATGAAAACAGCGCCGCCGAAGTCGGTCGGCTAATCGAAGGGCTTGACTGGATTCGGCAACGTTGGGGTTGCGCGGTTGCCTGCGCCCACCACACCGGCCACGGCGAAAACACACAGAACCGGGGACGGGGTTCGAGCGCCATCTACGCGGCGCTCGACGGCGAACTGCTGGTGACATCAAACGGCGACGACGTGACCGTGACCAGCACGAAGGTGAAGGACTGGACGAAGCCTGAGCCGCTGGTGCTGACCCGCAACATCGTCGCTGTGGAAGTCGAGGACACCATCGAAACTACGTTGGTTCTGGACAAGGCAAGCATTCAAGACCTAGCCGCGCACGACGACCTGATTCGGCAACAAGTCCTCGAACGGAAGGGCGCAGGGAAAACCGTACGCGCCATCGCAGCAGACCTCGGCGTGTCCCGCTGGAAGGTGCAGAGCATCACCGACAAGGCCAGGCAGGCAAACGACTATCGGAGGCAGGCCGATGGCGAGTGA
- a CDS encoding AlpA family phage regulatory protein, whose translation MQANVLTAPKAGEQGRRRPAGGDAMRVSPSLPDTGFLRLSDIVGRKATKKSPAVRGIYPVSRSTWWQMVRDGRAPAGVKLSKRCTAWRVEDVIALCEGAEAVQKRIVGAQP comes from the coding sequence ATGCAAGCCAACGTATTGACAGCCCCGAAAGCGGGGGAGCAGGGTCGCCGCCGTCCAGCAGGAGGCGATGCCATGCGAGTGAGTCCTTCTCTTCCCGATACGGGTTTTCTGCGCCTAAGCGACATCGTTGGCCGCAAGGCGACGAAGAAATCGCCGGCAGTGCGCGGCATCTATCCCGTCAGCCGCTCCACGTGGTGGCAAATGGTGCGTGATGGCCGCGCGCCTGCTGGAGTGAAGCTGTCCAAGCGCTGTACTGCATGGCGAGTTGAGGATGTTATTGCGCTCTGCGAGGGCGCAGAAGCCGTGCAGAAGCGCATTGTGGGGGCACAGCCATGA
- a CDS encoding integrase arm-type DNA-binding domain-containing protein: MPLSDVAIRKAKPAEKPLRLFDGGGLYLEVMPTGGKLWRWKYRYAGKEKRLALGSYPDVSLANARERHAEGRRLLAAGIDPGEQRKAEKAATADRAANTFGAVAGEMIEQRSGKLSTVSRERAVRLLGYLAPIANLPIAAVDGPLLLAAIRKIEARGMETAHRARAFAGQVFRYGIATGRNRTNPARDLLGALAPVDGGHFASLTEPERVAPLLRALWGYQGGAVVQAALKVAPLVFVRPGELRTARWADIDLEAAEWRYTTAKTSTPHIVPLASQVVDVLRALHPLTGRGEYVFPSERGKHRPMSENTVNAALRALGYDSDTMTGHGFRAMARTMLDEILGFRPDFIEHQLAHAVKDPNGRAYNRTSHLAERRKMMQTWADYLDGLRTDGNVVPIARKAG, from the coding sequence GGAAAGCTGTGGCGCTGGAAGTACCGGTATGCCGGCAAGGAGAAACGGCTGGCACTGGGTAGCTATCCGGATGTGAGCCTTGCGAATGCCCGCGAGCGGCATGCAGAGGGCCGGAGGCTGCTGGCGGCAGGCATTGATCCCGGTGAGCAGCGCAAGGCCGAGAAGGCGGCGACTGCTGACCGTGCGGCCAATACCTTCGGCGCGGTGGCAGGCGAGATGATTGAGCAACGAAGCGGGAAGCTATCAACAGTGTCCCGTGAGCGTGCGGTGCGCCTGCTTGGCTACTTGGCCCCGATTGCCAACCTTCCGATAGCGGCCGTGGATGGCCCGCTGCTGCTGGCGGCGATCCGCAAGATCGAGGCTCGCGGGATGGAGACCGCGCATCGTGCCCGAGCGTTTGCAGGGCAGGTGTTCCGCTACGGCATTGCCACAGGTCGCAACAGGACCAATCCAGCGCGCGATCTGCTGGGTGCGCTGGCACCCGTAGATGGCGGGCACTTCGCCAGCCTGACCGAACCAGAGCGTGTAGCACCGCTGCTGCGCGCGCTGTGGGGTTATCAAGGCGGTGCAGTTGTGCAAGCCGCGTTGAAGGTCGCGCCGCTGGTGTTCGTGCGTCCCGGCGAGCTGCGCACCGCGCGCTGGGCGGACATCGACTTGGAAGCTGCCGAGTGGCGCTACACCACTGCCAAGACAAGTACGCCGCACATCGTTCCTTTGGCTTCGCAGGTGGTGGACGTGTTGCGCGCACTGCACCCCCTGACCGGGCGGGGTGAGTATGTGTTCCCGAGCGAGCGCGGTAAGCATAGGCCGATGAGTGAGAACACCGTCAATGCGGCGCTGCGCGCCCTGGGCTACGACTCCGACACCATGACCGGCCACGGGTTCCGTGCGATGGCCCGCACGATGTTGGATGAAATCTTGGGCTTCCGCCCCGACTTCATCGAACATCAACTCGCTCATGCAGTGAAAGACCCGAATGGGCGTGCCTACAACCGCACGTCGCACTTGGCCGAGCGCCGAAAAATGATGCAAACGTGGGCTGACTATCTCGATGGGTTGCGCACGGATGGGAACGTCGTGCCAATTGCGCGCAAGGCTGGCTGA